One Diospyros lotus cultivar Yz01 chromosome 1, ASM1463336v1, whole genome shotgun sequence genomic window carries:
- the LOC127801907 gene encoding uncharacterized protein LOC127801907, which produces MNSPSPAAITLRPFRLADVDDFVSWAGDDRVIRWLQWTTITSKEEALAFIKNVCIPHPWRRSICVHDRNVGFVSIFPGSGDDRCRADIGYAVAVEQWGRGIATEAVKMAVSQAFQDLPDLVRLQAFVDVENRASKRVLEKAGFLREGHLRKYSYHRGDLKDVLVYSILPKDINRHFNSTPVTMTP; this is translated from the coding sequence ATGAATTCTCCGTCACCGGCCGCCATCACTCTCCGTCCGTTCAGACTAGCGGACGTCGATGACTTCGTATCATGGGCCGGCGACGATCGAGTGATCCGATGGCTCCAGTGGACCACCATTACCTCCAAAGAAGAGGCTCTCGCCTTCATCAAGAACGTCTGCATCCCCCACCCTTGGCGGCGCTCCATATGCGTCCACGACCGTAACGTAGGATTCGTATCCATCTTCCCGGGATCCGGCGACGACCGGTGCCGGGCGGACATCGGCTATGCGGTGGCGGTGGAACAATGGGGGCGGGGAATCGCCACGGAGGCGGTGAAGATGGCGGTGTCTCAGGCGTTCCAGGACTTGCCCGATCTGGTGAGGCTGCAAGCTTTCGTTGACGTGGAGAATAGGGCGTCGAAGAGGGTTCTTGAAAAGGCTGGGTTTCTGAGGGAGGGGCATTTGAGGAAATACAGCTATCATAGGGGCGATCTTAAGGACGTGCTTGTCTACAGCATTTTGCCTAAGGATATCAATCGTCACTTCAACTCCACACCCGTGACCATGACACCATGA